Proteins from a genomic interval of Xiphias gladius isolate SHS-SW01 ecotype Sanya breed wild chromosome 23, ASM1685928v1, whole genome shotgun sequence:
- the dctn4 gene encoding dynactin subunit 4 → MASLLQPDRVIYLVRGEKRIRAPLSQLYFCRYCSELRSLECVSHEVDSHYCPSCLENMPSAEAKLKKNRCANCFDCPCCMHTLSTRATNIPAPLPDDPTKTAMKKAYYLACGFCRWTSRDVGMADKSVASGGWQEPENPHTQRINKLIEYYQQLAHREKQERDRKKLARRRQCMPLAFSEKYGLGTRLQRQRSGAPISSLAGLSLKEGEDQKEITIEPAQALDEVEPLPEDCYTRPISLPEVTTLRQRLLQPDFQPAGASQLHPRHKHLLMKRSLRCRKCEHNLSKPEFNPTSIKFKIQLVAVSYIPEVRIMSIPNLRYMKESQVLLTLTNPVENITHVTLVACEEKDPDDINSTAKVIVPSKELVLAGKDAAAEYDELAEPQDFQDDPDVVAFRKSNKIGFFIKVIPQKEEDADVTVSLKIRHDFRNLAAPIRPSEEGADNTAEAIWLTHHVELRLGPLAP, encoded by the exons ATGGCGTCCCTTCTGCAGCCAGATAGAGTTATCTATCTGGTTCGTGGAGAGAAAAGGATCAGAGCCCCTTTATCTCAACTTTATTTCTGTCGCTACTGTAGTGAGCTACGATCTCTGGAATGTGTGTCTCACGAG GTGGACTCCCACTATTGCCCAAGCTGTCTGGAGAACATGCCGTCTGCAGAGGCTAAGCTTAAAAAGAACAG GTGTGCGAATTGTTTTGACTGTCCATgctgcatgcacacactgtcCACTCGGGCCACCAACATCCCAGCTCCTTTGCCTGATGATCCTACCAAGACGGCCATGAAGAAGGCCTACTATCTGGCCTGTGGCTTCTGTCGCTGGACCTCCAGGGATGTGGGAATGGCTGACAAATCCGTTG CCAGCGGCGGATGGCAGGAACCAGAAAACCCTCATACTCAGCGG ATCAACAAGCTGATTGAGTATTACCAGCAGCTGGCCCATCGAGAgaagcaggagagagacaggaagaagcTGGCCAGGAGACGACAGTGCATGCCTCTGGCGTTCTCG GAAAAATATGGCCTTGGAACCAGGCTGCAGAGGCAGAGGTCTGGAGCTCCCATATCAAGCCTGGCGGGCCTTTC GCTTAAAGAGGGTGAGGACCAGAAGGAGATCACCATTGAACCTGCCCAGGCTCTTGATGAAGTGGAGCCCCTGCCTGAAGATTGTTATACCAGGCCCATCAGTTTACCGGAGG TGACCACGCTGCGCCAGCGGCTTCTGCAGCCCGACTTCCAGCCTGCGGGGGCATCTCAGCTCCACCCCAGACATAAACACCTTCTGATGAAGCGCTCACTGCGCTGCAGG AAATGTGAGCACAATTTGAGCAAGCCTGAGTTTAATCCTACTTCAATCAAGTTTAAAATTCAGCTGGTGGCTGT GAGTTATATCCCTGAAGTGAGAATTATGTCCATTCCAAATCTCCGGTACATGAAG GAGAGCCAAGTGCTGCTGACTCTGACCAACCCAGTGGAGAACATCACCCACGTCACATTGGTGGCTTGCGAGGAGAAAGATCCTGATGACATCAACAGCACGGCCAAG gTTATAGTGCCCAGCAAGGAACTGGTCTTGGCAGGAAAGGATGCTGCTGCAGAGTACGATGAATTGGCTGAGCCTCAGGACTTCCAGGATGACCCAGA TGTTGTTGCATTCAGGAAATCCAACAAGATTGGTTTCTTCATCAAAGTGATCCCTCAGAAAGAAGAGGATGCGGATGTCACCGTTTCATTGAAGATCAGACATGACTTCCGCAACCTCGCAGCTCCCATCAGGCCGAGCGAGGAGGGAGCAGACAACACCGCTGAGGCCATTTGGCTCACGCATCATGTTGAGCTGAGGCTGGGACCCCTTGCTCCCTGA